From the genome of Tautonia marina, one region includes:
- a CDS encoding DUF433 domain-containing protein, producing MARTPKPQRDSSDGDPRPRKSRTSTRPKTDLSIFLQYPLGSMNDDAFRAVCDQIRTLLAPRTDLEHRGIDIILWTFERVRKAYAALDQGVPGANQYLKTMLTSFRERQKTFDLLRKIIDSDPENPTLASILLPEAPPNPPVPVASAPPQSTKPEPEPVLPSEDPIDDGKDDEVDEIEAAARDWRSRVAMVPSFDARWPVLDQFNLRVDDILSMRDHGVPEDEILDRHPGLTYTDLACCYSCEADGYRGPLEPPYPDDITLVEDDPEAD from the coding sequence ATGGCTCGCACTCCAAAACCCCAGCGCGATTCGTCCGACGGTGACCCTCGCCCCCGGAAATCTCGGACCAGCACTCGACCCAAGACCGACCTCTCGATCTTTCTTCAGTACCCGCTCGGGTCGATGAACGACGATGCCTTCCGGGCGGTCTGTGACCAGATCCGAACGCTCCTGGCTCCCCGAACCGACCTGGAACACCGCGGCATCGACATCATTCTCTGGACGTTCGAGCGTGTTCGAAAAGCCTACGCCGCCCTCGATCAAGGCGTTCCCGGCGCGAACCAGTATCTCAAGACCATGCTCACCTCGTTCCGAGAGCGTCAGAAAACCTTCGACTTGCTCCGGAAAATCATCGATTCCGACCCGGAAAACCCCACCTTGGCGTCAATTCTCCTCCCCGAGGCTCCGCCGAATCCTCCCGTTCCGGTTGCTTCGGCTCCGCCGCAATCCACGAAGCCCGAGCCCGAGCCGGTCCTCCCCTCCGAAGACCCCATCGACGACGGCAAGGACGATGAGGTCGACGAGATCGAGGCCGCCGCGCGCGACTGGCGGAGCCGCGTTGCCATGGTTCCGTCGTTCGATGCCCGATGGCCGGTCCTGGATCAGTTCAACCTCCGCGTCGATGACATCCTCTCCATGCGTGATCACGGTGTTCCCGAGGATGAAATTCTCGATCGCCACCCCGGCCTGACCTACACCGACCTGGCCTGCTGCTACTCGTGCGAGGCCGACGGCTACCGAGGTCCCCTCGAACCCCCCTACCCCGACGATATCACCCTCGTTGAGGACGACCCCGAGGCCGACTGA
- a CDS encoding DNA-methyltransferase, producing MPRSGLPVDQLLHGDCVEAMASLPGESVALAFADPPFNIGYEYDVYQDARKADEYLDWSLQWGRQVVRLLKPTGTFWLAIGDEFAAELKVLFHRELKLHLRSWVIWYYTFGVHCARKFARSHAHLFYFVKDPRQFTFHDDAVRVPSARQLIYADRRANPKGRLPDDTWILRPQDVPEGFQPASDTWYVPRVCGTFKERAGWHGCQMPEQILGRIIRACSSEADLVLDPFAGSGTTLAAARKLGRRYLGFELSPEYAARAEARLASIQPGDPLEGSEEPFVTRKRVRVPADGR from the coding sequence ATGCCCCGAAGCGGCCTTCCGGTCGATCAATTGCTGCACGGTGACTGCGTCGAGGCGATGGCCTCGCTCCCCGGCGAGAGCGTGGCACTGGCCTTTGCCGATCCCCCCTTCAACATCGGCTACGAGTACGATGTTTACCAGGACGCTCGCAAGGCCGACGAGTACCTCGACTGGTCGCTCCAGTGGGGCCGGCAGGTCGTTCGCCTGCTGAAGCCAACGGGCACCTTCTGGCTTGCCATCGGCGACGAGTTTGCCGCCGAATTAAAAGTCCTCTTTCACCGCGAACTGAAGCTCCACCTCCGAAGCTGGGTCATCTGGTACTACACCTTCGGCGTTCACTGCGCCCGAAAGTTCGCCCGGAGTCATGCCCATCTCTTTTATTTTGTCAAAGATCCTCGTCAGTTCACCTTTCACGACGATGCCGTCCGGGTCCCCTCGGCTCGCCAGCTGATTTACGCCGATCGCCGAGCCAATCCCAAGGGAAGGCTCCCCGACGACACCTGGATTCTCCGCCCTCAGGACGTTCCCGAAGGCTTCCAGCCTGCCTCCGACACCTGGTACGTCCCCCGAGTTTGCGGGACTTTCAAGGAACGCGCCGGCTGGCACGGCTGCCAGATGCCCGAGCAAATCCTTGGTCGAATCATCCGGGCCTGTTCCTCGGAAGCGGATCTGGTGCTCGACCCGTTCGCCGGCAGTGGGACCACCCTTGCCGCGGCTCGGAAACTCGGTCGTCGCTACCTCGGTTTCGAGCTTTCTCCCGAGTACGCCGCCCGCGCCGAAGCTCGGCTCGCGTCGATTCAGCCCGGCGACCCGCTCGAAGGCAGCGAGGAACCCTTCGTCACGCGCAAACGTGTCCGAGTCCCCGCCGACGGCCGCTGA
- a CDS encoding cobalamin B12-binding domain-containing protein has protein sequence MTSTTPMPPHLAYFDRLVQLDRPGAMSLVERFLVEHNGDVASLYDEVLVPALIHTGQEWQEDRISVAHEHYISEVTRDLILRHGPRIWARPDAITGTAVACCAPHERHVLGLMMASDILRAAGLEVHLLGEGAPSESIRDFVAEFRASVLALSVSLAEHLDEAAWLISQSRSISPSLLVIAGGRALSGLDDPCSRIGADFVACDLRALHRQLPALLRNRFGSPS, from the coding sequence ATGACCAGTACGACACCAATGCCCCCTCACCTTGCCTATTTTGATCGCCTTGTGCAACTCGATCGTCCCGGGGCCATGAGCCTGGTCGAGCGTTTTCTCGTCGAACACAATGGCGATGTGGCGAGCCTCTACGACGAGGTGCTCGTCCCTGCGCTCATCCACACCGGACAGGAGTGGCAGGAAGACCGAATCAGCGTGGCCCACGAGCACTACATCAGCGAGGTGACTCGTGACCTGATTCTCCGCCACGGTCCGCGTATCTGGGCTCGTCCCGACGCCATCACCGGCACCGCCGTGGCCTGCTGCGCTCCCCATGAGCGTCACGTCCTGGGCTTGATGATGGCCTCCGACATCCTCCGGGCCGCCGGGCTTGAGGTCCACCTGCTCGGCGAGGGGGCTCCTTCTGAATCCATCCGAGACTTTGTGGCCGAGTTTCGGGCCAGTGTTCTCGCCCTTTCCGTCTCGCTGGCCGAGCACCTCGACGAGGCCGCCTGGCTCATCTCGCAGAGTCGATCGATCAGCCCATCCTTGCTGGTGATTGCGGGTGGCCGAGCCCTTTCGGGTCTCGACGATCCCTGCTCCCGAATCGGCGCTGATTTCGTGGCCTGCGATCTTCGAGCCCTTCACCGACAACTCCCCGCGTTGCTTCGCAATCGATTCGGGTCGCCCTCCTGA
- a CDS encoding beta-ketoacyl-ACP synthase III, translating to MSTGQSQTDAPIRSLRGVKILGSGRYVPERVVTNHDLCEMLGFDPEWIVNRTGIHERRFAPPHQATSDLGTAAAERCLADAGCDPGEVDLLVVGTMTPDMAFPSTGCLIQDRMKLRCPAFDLQAACAGFMYAMLTAAQFVAAGTSKRALAIGADCNSRVINPGDQKSYPLFGDGAGAVLLGPGEPEQGFLAYQLGSDGSGGDLLNRPACGSRLPPSSEALTQGLHYLTMDGRAVFKWAVRMLADSSSAVLEHAGQTIDDVRWFIPHQANIRIIHAASDVLGFRREKVFKNLEKYGNTSGGSIPIAFDELRRDDQIQSGDLLLLSGFGAGLAWGTALLRY from the coding sequence ATGAGCACAGGCCAATCGCAGACCGACGCCCCCATCCGTTCGCTGCGCGGGGTGAAAATCCTGGGGAGCGGTCGGTATGTCCCGGAGCGGGTCGTGACCAACCACGACCTGTGCGAGATGCTGGGGTTCGATCCCGAATGGATCGTCAACCGGACCGGCATCCACGAGCGCCGGTTCGCACCGCCCCATCAGGCAACCAGTGATCTCGGCACCGCCGCGGCAGAACGTTGTCTCGCCGATGCGGGGTGCGACCCAGGAGAGGTTGACCTTCTGGTCGTCGGCACCATGACTCCGGACATGGCCTTTCCGTCGACCGGGTGCCTGATTCAGGACCGCATGAAGCTGCGATGCCCGGCCTTCGACCTGCAAGCCGCCTGCGCGGGGTTCATGTACGCCATGCTGACGGCGGCGCAGTTCGTGGCGGCCGGAACCAGCAAGCGTGCCCTGGCAATTGGGGCCGATTGCAACAGTCGGGTGATTAATCCGGGCGATCAGAAAAGTTACCCGCTCTTTGGAGATGGGGCCGGCGCGGTCTTGCTGGGTCCAGGGGAGCCGGAGCAGGGCTTCCTGGCCTATCAACTCGGTTCCGACGGCTCCGGAGGGGATCTATTGAACCGTCCGGCCTGTGGGAGTCGGTTACCACCTTCGTCCGAGGCCCTGACGCAGGGATTGCATTACCTGACGATGGATGGTCGAGCCGTGTTCAAATGGGCCGTGCGGATGCTGGCCGATTCGTCGAGCGCGGTGCTGGAGCACGCCGGTCAGACGATTGACGACGTGCGGTGGTTCATCCCGCACCAGGCGAATATCCGGATCATCCACGCCGCCAGCGACGTGCTGGGTTTCCGTCGCGAGAAGGTGTTCAAGAACCTGGAAAAGTACGGGAACACTTCGGGTGGGTCGATTCCGATTGCGTTCGATGAACTCCGGCGCGACGACCAGATTCAGTCGGGTGATCTGCTCCTGCTCTCCGGGTTTGGAGCGGGCCTGGCCTGGGGAACCGCATTGCTGCGGTACTGA